Proteins encoded together in one Kingella oralis window:
- the rpsK gene encoding 30S ribosomal protein S11 has product MAKANTASRVRKKVRKTVSEGIVHVHASFNNTIITITDRQGNALSWATSGGAGFKGSRKSTPFAAQVAAESAGKVAQEYGVKNLEVRIKGPGPGRESSVRALNALGFKITSITDVTPLPHNGCRPSKKRRI; this is encoded by the coding sequence ATGGCTAAAGCAAACACAGCTTCACGTGTACGAAAAAAAGTGCGTAAAACCGTGAGTGAAGGTATTGTGCATGTTCATGCATCATTTAACAATACAATTATCACAATTACAGATCGTCAAGGAAATGCGTTATCTTGGGCTACTTCTGGCGGTGCGGGTTTTAAGGGCTCACGTAAAAGTACACCATTTGCTGCTCAGGTAGCGGCAGAATCTGCTGGTAAAGTTGCCCAAGAGTATGGTGTTAAAAATTTGGAAGTTCGTATAAAGGGACCAGGTCCTGGTCGGGAATCTTCTGTGCGTGCACTCAATGCTCTTGGTTTCAAGATTACCAGTATCACAGATGTTACTCCGTTACCTCATAACGGATGCCGTCCATCAAAAAAACGTCGTATTTAA
- the yidD gene encoding membrane protein insertion efficiency factor YidD, which produces MFRKLFLALIRFYQLCISPLIPPRCRYTPTCSQYAIEAVRKYGALKGGWLALKRLARCHPWGGCGYDPVP; this is translated from the coding sequence ATGTTCCGCAAACTCTTTCTCGCGCTTATCCGTTTTTACCAACTCTGCATCAGCCCGCTTATCCCGCCGCGCTGCCGCTACACGCCCACTTGTTCGCAATACGCGATTGAAGCCGTGCGCAAATATGGCGCGCTCAAAGGCGGCTGGCTCGCCCTCAAACGGCTTGCCCGTTGCCACCCTTGGGGCGGCTGCGGTTACGACCCCGTCCCCTAG
- the rplQ gene encoding 50S ribosomal protein L17: MRHRHGNRKLNRTSSHRAAMLRNMANSLLTHETIVTTLPKAKELRRVVEPLITLGKKPSLANRRLAFDRTRDRDVVVKLFGDLGTRFASRNGGYIRILKYGFRNGDNAPLALVELVDKAVE, translated from the coding sequence ATGCGCCATCGTCATGGTAATCGCAAATTAAATCGTACTAGTAGCCACCGTGCAGCTATGCTGCGTAATATGGCAAACTCTTTGTTAACGCATGAAACCATTGTAACTACTCTGCCCAAAGCAAAAGAATTGCGTCGTGTGGTTGAGCCTTTGATTACTTTGGGTAAAAAACCATCGTTAGCCAATCGCCGTTTGGCGTTTGACCGCACGCGCGACCGTGATGTTGTGGTTAAGCTATTTGGCGACTTGGGTACACGCTTTGCTTCTCGCAATGGTGGCTATATTCGTATTTTGAAATATGGCTTCCGTAATGGTGACAATGCGCCTTTGGCGTTGGTTGAGCTAGTAGATAAAGCTGTTGAGTAA
- a CDS encoding isochorismatase family protein yields MIVSLDIDAQKTFTPLCPAELPVHEGHRIAAELNAQARLAQLRVMSKDAHSPAARWICASHAEQLRPTGLPNAREAWVAHAIVGTQGFELLDELPPVAAYDFCVWKGVEPDMHPYGACYHDLAEKLSTGLIEWLRDKGATVLLVGGLATDYCVKTTVLQLLRGGDWQVLVNRAACRGIAADTVAVAWREMQVAGAVVLDDAAAMAAYLRERGEIR; encoded by the coding sequence ATGATTGTTTCCCTAGACATTGATGCGCAAAAAACCTTTACCCCGCTTTGCCCTGCCGAATTGCCCGTGCACGAAGGGCATCGGATTGCGGCGGAACTCAACGCCCAAGCGCGGCTTGCCCAGCTGCGCGTGATGAGCAAAGACGCGCACAGCCCCGCCGCCCGCTGGATTTGCGCCAGCCATGCCGAGCAACTGCGCCCCACAGGCTTGCCCAACGCGCGCGAGGCTTGGGTGGCGCACGCCATTGTTGGCACGCAAGGCTTTGAATTGCTGGACGAATTGCCACCCGTTGCCGCCTACGATTTTTGCGTGTGGAAAGGCGTTGAGCCCGATATGCACCCCTACGGCGCGTGTTATCACGATTTGGCGGAAAAATTGAGCACGGGGCTGATTGAATGGCTGCGCGACAAGGGCGCGACGGTGTTGCTGGTGGGCGGCTTGGCAACGGATTATTGCGTGAAAACCACGGTGTTGCAGCTTTTGCGCGGCGGCGATTGGCAAGTGCTGGTGAATAGGGCGGCGTGCCGTGGCATCGCGGCGGACACGGTGGCAGTGGCGTGGCGTGAAATGCAGGTGGCGGGCGCGGTGGTGTTAGACGATGCGGCGGCGATGGCGGCGTATTTGCGGGAGCGGGGCGAGATAAGGTAA
- a CDS encoding FKBP-type peptidyl-prolyl cis-trans isomerase, which translates to MSLIIEDLQAGEGQLAQKGKKITVHYTGWLADGTKFDSSLDRHQPLTLTLGVGQVIKGWDEGFDGMKEGGKRKLTIPPEMGYGAHGAGGVIPPHATLVFEVELLRVHD; encoded by the coding sequence ATGAGTTTGATTATTGAAGACCTGCAAGCGGGCGAGGGCCAATTGGCGCAGAAGGGCAAGAAGATTACCGTGCATTACACCGGCTGGCTCGCCGATGGCACGAAATTTGATTCCAGCTTAGACCGCCACCAGCCTTTAACCCTTACGCTGGGCGTGGGGCAAGTGATTAAGGGCTGGGATGAAGGCTTTGACGGCATGAAAGAAGGCGGCAAACGCAAGCTGACCATTCCGCCCGAAATGGGTTATGGCGCACACGGCGCAGGCGGCGTGATTCCGCCACACGCAACCTTGGTGTTTGAAGTGGAATTGCTGCGCGTGCATGATTGA
- the rnpA gene encoding ribonuclease P protein component, whose translation MAHRFGKAYRLLTTEEFSSVFALRKQRSRSFLAVLQSENNALGHARLGLVVGKKAAKRANKRNYMKRVIREWFRLHRQELPAKDFVVRVRVMFGRGQYHEVCQQLAELMLPRKCR comes from the coding sequence TTGGCTCATCGCTTCGGCAAAGCCTATCGGCTGCTCACAACGGAAGAGTTCTCTTCCGTTTTTGCGTTAAGAAAACAGCGTTCGCGCAGCTTTTTGGCGGTGCTGCAATCGGAAAACAATGCGCTGGGACACGCGCGTTTGGGCTTGGTGGTCGGCAAAAAAGCCGCCAAGCGGGCAAACAAACGCAATTACATGAAGCGCGTCATCCGCGAATGGTTCAGGCTGCACCGGCAAGAGCTGCCCGCCAAAGATTTTGTGGTGCGCGTGCGCGTGATGTTTGGGCGCGGGCAGTATCACGAAGTCTGCCAACAGTTGGCGGAATTGATGCTGCCGCGCAAATGTCGGTAA
- a CDS encoding deoxyguanosinetriphosphate triphosphohydrolase: MMNWQQLMSPTRFQIDEHGTISAVPPKAHTPYRTPFHTDYDRVVFSNAFRRLGRKTQVHPLAKNDHTHNRLTHSVEVASVGRSLGNLVGELLRAEQQLPPNLSPNDLATTVQTACLAHDIGNPPFGHTGEDALRDWFRQPENALYTATLPPAQRSDIQTYEGNAHSLRQTASIEMYRNRGGMRLTAAGYGALLKYPWTSSSPQGQRKFNIYQTELPLMTRIAAELGLPEIAANHWARHPLSYLMEAADDICYALMDLEDAVSLDLLHHQEIADILAPLVAPEATQHATSPRERTAMMRGIGIGAAIDGIAQTFISHHAALLHGDFQGKDLIEQSPVAVHEALQNAKTLARERIFRHRVKVELAAFSCIASMLDLLVPAAHALIISGNCKKQHKLALSLLENDPITERDSLYLAYMKILDFIGGMTDNYAARIAQEISGISMV; this comes from the coding sequence ATGATGAACTGGCAGCAACTCATGTCGCCCACCCGTTTTCAAATCGACGAACATGGCACCATCTCCGCCGTGCCGCCCAAAGCGCACACGCCCTACCGCACCCCCTTTCACACCGACTACGACCGCGTGGTCTTTTCCAACGCCTTTCGCCGGTTGGGGCGCAAAACCCAAGTGCATCCGCTCGCCAAAAACGACCACACTCACAACCGCCTCACCCACAGCGTAGAAGTCGCCAGCGTGGGGCGCAGTTTAGGCAATCTGGTGGGCGAACTGTTGCGCGCCGAACAGCAACTGCCGCCCAATCTCTCGCCCAACGACCTTGCCACCACCGTGCAAACCGCCTGCCTTGCCCACGACATCGGCAACCCGCCCTTCGGACACACCGGCGAAGATGCTTTGCGCGATTGGTTTAGGCAGCCTGAAAACGCCCTGTACACCGCCACGCTCCCCCCCGCGCAACGCAGCGACATCCAAACCTACGAAGGCAATGCCCACAGCCTGCGCCAAACCGCCAGCATTGAAATGTATCGCAATCGCGGCGGCATGCGCCTCACCGCCGCCGGCTACGGTGCGCTGCTCAAATACCCGTGGACAAGCAGCAGCCCGCAAGGGCAACGCAAATTCAATATCTACCAAACCGAGTTGCCGCTGATGACCCGCATCGCCGCCGAGCTGGGGCTGCCTGAAATCGCCGCCAACCATTGGGCGCGCCATCCCTTGTCTTACCTGATGGAAGCCGCCGACGACATCTGCTACGCCCTGATGGACTTGGAAGATGCCGTGAGCCTAGATTTGCTGCACCACCAAGAAATCGCCGACATCCTCGCCCCGCTCGTTGCCCCCGAAGCCACCCAACACGCCACCAGCCCGCGCGAACGCACCGCCATGATGCGCGGCATCGGCATCGGCGCGGCGATTGACGGCATCGCGCAAACCTTCATCAGCCACCACGCCGCCCTGCTCCACGGCGATTTTCAAGGCAAAGACCTGATTGAACAAAGCCCCGTCGCCGTGCACGAAGCATTGCAAAACGCCAAAACGCTCGCCCGAGAGCGCATTTTCCGCCACCGCGTGAAAGTAGAATTGGCGGCGTTTTCCTGCATCGCCTCCATGCTGGATTTGCTTGTACCCGCCGCCCACGCGCTGATTATTTCGGGCAACTGCAAAAAGCAGCACAAACTCGCATTAAGCCTGCTGGAAAACGACCCGATTACCGAACGCGACAGCTTGTATTTGGCGTATATGAAAATTTTGGATTTTATCGGCGGCATGACCGACAACTACGCCGCCCGCATCGCGCAAGAAATATCAGGCATCAGCATGGTGTAA
- the rpmJ gene encoding 50S ribosomal protein L36 — translation MRVQPSVKPICRNCKVIRRNRVVRVICTDPRHKQRQG, via the coding sequence ATGCGTGTGCAACCATCTGTAAAACCAATTTGTCGAAATTGTAAGGTAATACGGCGTAATCGAGTGGTTCGTGTAATTTGCACTGATCCGCGGCATAAGCAACGTCAAGGTTAA
- the rpsD gene encoding 30S ribosomal protein S4, translated as MARYIGPKCKLSRREGTDLYLKSARRSLDSKCKMEAAPGQHGAKKPRLSGYGLQLREKQKIRRIYGVLERQFRRYFAEADRRKGSTGELLLQLLESRLDNVVYRMGFASTRAEARQLVSHKAIMVNGQVVNIPSFQVKAGDVVAIREKAKKQVRIQEAMGLATQIGLPSWVSVDATKLEGTFKNVPDRAELYSDINEQLVVEFYSK; from the coding sequence ATGGCACGTTATATTGGTCCTAAATGTAAACTGTCGCGTCGCGAAGGTACTGATCTGTATTTAAAAAGCGCACGTCGCTCTTTAGATTCTAAATGCAAAATGGAAGCCGCACCAGGTCAACATGGTGCAAAAAAACCCCGTCTTTCTGGCTATGGTCTTCAGTTACGCGAAAAACAAAAAATTCGTCGCATCTATGGTGTATTGGAGCGTCAATTTCGTCGTTATTTTGCAGAAGCAGACAGAAGAAAAGGTTCAACTGGTGAGTTGTTACTGCAACTGCTAGAGTCTCGATTAGATAATGTTGTTTATCGCATGGGGTTTGCTTCAACGCGTGCGGAGGCCCGTCAACTTGTTTCTCATAAAGCAATAATGGTAAATGGGCAGGTTGTCAATATTCCATCTTTCCAAGTAAAAGCTGGTGATGTTGTTGCTATTCGAGAAAAAGCAAAAAAACAAGTTCGTATTCAGGAAGCAATGGGTTTAGCCACTCAAATCGGTTTGCCAAGTTGGGTTTCTGTTGATGCGACAAAACTAGAAGGTACTTTTAAAAATGTACCTGATCGTGCTGAGTTGTACAGTGATATTAATGAACAGCTGGTGGTAGAGTTCTACTCTAAATAA
- a CDS encoding YdcF family protein yields MPQKSTLRYLRYGFLLSILSIFALQAWCAWQVYQYAHAPAALPKHADAAVVLGAAAWGDKPSPVFRERINHAIALYQSERVEKLIFTGGTRKEGYPSEGEVARKFALKQGIPSHDIIYETRSKDTYQNLVNTRLLMQKHKLHHVIIVSDPYHMARAIAIARDLGIPATPSPTPTSRYTEASEQARWKFFIEESYSLFIYRLLHAGRTVLNWID; encoded by the coding sequence ATGCCGCAAAAATCCACCCTGCGCTATCTGCGCTACGGCTTCCTGCTCAGCATCCTCAGCATTTTCGCCCTGCAAGCATGGTGCGCATGGCAAGTCTACCAATACGCCCACGCCCCCGCCGCGCTGCCCAAACACGCCGATGCCGCCGTCGTTTTAGGCGCAGCCGCATGGGGCGACAAGCCCTCGCCCGTGTTCCGCGAGCGCATCAACCACGCCATCGCCCTGTATCAATCCGAACGTGTGGAAAAACTCATCTTCACAGGCGGCACGCGCAAAGAAGGCTACCCCAGCGAAGGCGAAGTCGCCCGCAAATTCGCCCTCAAACAAGGCATCCCCAGCCACGACATCATCTACGAAACCCGCTCCAAAGACACCTATCAGAACCTCGTCAATACCCGCTTGCTGATGCAAAAACACAAACTGCACCACGTCATCATCGTGAGCGACCCCTACCACATGGCGCGCGCCATCGCCATCGCCCGCGATCTCGGCATCCCCGCCACCCCGTCGCCCACGCCCACCAGCCGCTACACCGAAGCATCCGAGCAGGCCCGCTGGAAATTTTTCATTGAAGAAAGCTACTCGCTGTTTATCTACCGCCTGCTGCACGCGGGGCGTACGGTGTTGAATTGGATAGATTAG
- the yidC gene encoding membrane protein insertase YidC, with the protein MQQQNPSDFKRMLTTAAVAIVFMMAWQHFFPAAQPQQQQAAQQQQTAAQPQAAPLGATVPVSVETDTVKATIDEKSGDLRGLTLQHYDATHDTAQSFTLFADGKPLTYVAQSNLVDANGNNILANANFQAASKSQTLNGDKLEVRLTAPAQNGVQVDKIYTFTKGSYLVNVRFEVKNTSSQAVKLGTSYQIVRDNSKPAGEGWFTSSYVGPVLYTPDADAFQKVQFATLDKDFEAGKDTAEYQRKASGGYVGMIQHYFASAWIMQPENGENLCTGGSCTIGIKRLPSNLYSAGVNTAAVDIPAGGSKTFAANLYAGPQVTSILKTIAPKFELTKDYGRVHIFASPLFALLNWLHGIIGNWGWAIIVLTLIVKAILFPLNQKAYKSMAKMRSIQPKMEALKKKYPNPEDRMAMQQELMKLYRDEKINPLGGCLPMLIQMPIFIGLYWMIFLSVELRQAPWLGWIHDLSRPDPFYILPILMAVTMYLQTKMSPPPSDPTQAQMMKIMPLMFSVMFFFFPAALVLYYVVNNLLTIAQQWLINRQTAAAAPANGAPKAEVLDKEPAKNKKKK; encoded by the coding sequence ATGCAACAGCAAAACCCATCCGATTTCAAACGAATGCTGACCACCGCCGCTGTGGCGATTGTCTTTATGATGGCTTGGCAACACTTCTTCCCAGCCGCCCAGCCGCAACAGCAACAAGCCGCGCAACAGCAGCAAACCGCCGCGCAGCCGCAAGCCGCCCCATTGGGCGCAACCGTGCCCGTGAGCGTGGAAACTGACACCGTTAAAGCCACGATAGACGAAAAATCAGGCGATTTGCGCGGCTTAACCCTGCAACACTACGATGCCACCCACGACACCGCGCAAAGTTTCACCCTGTTCGCCGACGGCAAGCCGCTCACTTATGTTGCCCAATCCAATTTGGTGGATGCCAACGGCAACAATATTTTGGCCAACGCTAATTTTCAGGCTGCCTCAAAATCGCAAACGCTCAACGGCGACAAACTGGAAGTGCGTCTCACTGCCCCCGCGCAAAATGGCGTGCAAGTAGACAAAATTTACACGTTTACCAAAGGCAGCTATTTGGTCAACGTGCGCTTTGAGGTGAAAAACACCAGCAGCCAAGCCGTGAAGCTCGGCACGTCGTACCAAATCGTGCGCGACAACAGCAAGCCCGCAGGCGAAGGCTGGTTTACCAGCAGCTATGTGGGTCCTGTTTTATACACGCCCGATGCCGACGCATTCCAAAAAGTGCAATTCGCCACGCTGGACAAAGACTTTGAAGCAGGCAAAGACACCGCCGAATACCAACGCAAAGCCTCGGGCGGCTATGTGGGCATGATTCAGCACTACTTCGCCTCCGCATGGATTATGCAGCCTGAAAACGGCGAAAACCTGTGCACAGGCGGCTCATGCACCATCGGCATCAAACGCCTGCCCAGCAACCTATACAGCGCAGGCGTAAACACCGCTGCGGTGGACATCCCCGCAGGCGGCAGCAAAACCTTCGCCGCTAATTTATACGCCGGCCCGCAAGTAACCAGCATCCTGAAAACCATCGCCCCAAAATTTGAACTCACCAAAGACTACGGGCGCGTGCACATTTTCGCCTCGCCGCTGTTTGCCCTGCTCAACTGGCTGCACGGCATCATCGGCAACTGGGGCTGGGCGATTATCGTGCTGACTTTGATTGTGAAAGCCATCCTGTTCCCGCTCAACCAAAAAGCCTACAAATCCATGGCAAAAATGCGCTCCATCCAGCCCAAAATGGAAGCATTGAAGAAAAAATACCCCAACCCCGAAGACCGCATGGCGATGCAACAAGAGCTGATGAAGCTGTACCGCGATGAGAAAATCAACCCGCTGGGCGGTTGCCTGCCGATGCTGATTCAAATGCCGATTTTCATCGGGCTGTATTGGATGATTTTCCTATCGGTGGAATTGCGCCAAGCGCCGTGGCTGGGCTGGATTCACGACCTGTCGCGCCCCGACCCGTTCTACATCCTGCCGATTCTGATGGCGGTAACCATGTATCTGCAAACCAAAATGAGCCCGCCGCCCAGCGACCCCACCCAAGCGCAAATGATGAAAATCATGCCGCTGATGTTCTCGGTGATGTTCTTCTTCTTCCCCGCCGCGCTGGTGCTGTATTACGTGGTGAACAACCTGCTGACGATTGCCCAGCAATGGCTGATTAACCGCCAAACCGCCGCCGCTGCACCCGCCAACGGCGCGCCCAAAGCGGAAGTGTTGGACAAAGAGCCGGCAAAAAACAAAAAGAAAAAATAA
- a CDS encoding DNA-directed RNA polymerase subunit alpha: MQNSTSEFLRPRQIDVDALSPTHAKVSMQPFERGFGHTLGNALRRILLSSMNGFAPTEVTIAGVLHEYSTLDGVQEDIVDILLNIKGVVFKLHGGSTEAVITLKKEGSGVVTAADFELPHDVEIINPEQVICHLAANGNIDMEVKVEQGRGYQSVAGRKAAKEQTKIGSIQLDSSFSPISRVSFEVEAARVEQRTDLDSLVLDIETNGSIEPEEAVRAAARILIDQMSIFADLEGTPIEVEEEKAPPIDPVLLRPVDDLELTVRSANCLKAEDIYYIGDLIQRTETELLKTPNLGRKSLNEIKEVLASKGLTLGSKLESWPPAGLEKP, encoded by the coding sequence ATGCAAAATAGCACTTCCGAATTTTTGAGACCTCGCCAAATTGATGTTGATGCCTTATCACCAACACATGCAAAAGTTTCTATGCAACCATTTGAGCGCGGTTTTGGACATACTTTGGGTAATGCTTTGCGCCGTATCTTACTGTCATCAATGAATGGTTTTGCACCAACTGAAGTAACAATTGCAGGTGTTTTGCATGAGTATTCCACCTTAGATGGTGTTCAAGAAGATATTGTTGATATTTTATTGAATATTAAGGGTGTGGTATTTAAGCTTCATGGCGGTAGTACAGAGGCTGTTATTACATTAAAAAAAGAAGGTTCAGGTGTAGTAACAGCTGCTGATTTTGAGTTGCCTCACGATGTTGAAATTATCAATCCAGAACAAGTTATTTGTCATTTGGCCGCAAATGGCAATATTGATATGGAGGTTAAGGTAGAACAAGGTCGTGGATATCAGTCGGTTGCTGGTAGGAAAGCTGCAAAAGAGCAAACTAAAATTGGCTCTATTCAATTGGACTCAAGTTTTTCACCTATTAGCCGTGTTAGCTTTGAAGTTGAAGCAGCTCGCGTTGAACAAAGAACAGATTTAGATAGTTTAGTTTTAGATATTGAAACAAATGGCTCAATTGAACCTGAGGAAGCGGTTCGAGCTGCTGCCCGAATTTTGATTGACCAAATGTCAATATTTGCTGATTTGGAAGGTACGCCAATTGAAGTTGAAGAAGAAAAAGCGCCTCCAATTGATCCTGTTCTGTTGCGCCCTGTAGATGATTTGGAATTAACCGTTCGTTCAGCAAACTGTTTGAAGGCAGAAGATATTTATTACATCGGTGATTTGATTCAACGTACTGAAACTGAGTTGTTAAAAACACCTAATTTGGGTCGTAAATCCTTAAATGAGATTAAGGAAGTTTTGGCATCTAAAGGTTTAACTTTGGGTTCTAAACTGGAATCTTGGCCTCCCGCTGGATTAGAAAAACCCTAG
- the rpmH gene encoding 50S ribosomal protein L34, with the protein MKRTYQPSVTKRKRTHGFLVRSKTRGGRAVLAARRAKGRKRLAV; encoded by the coding sequence ATGAAACGCACTTATCAACCTTCCGTTACCAAACGCAAACGCACCCACGGCTTCTTGGTGCGCTCTAAAACCCGCGGCGGCCGCGCCGTTTTGGCAGCGCGTCGCGCCAAAGGCCGCAAACGTTTGGCCGTGTAA
- the infA gene encoding translation initiation factor IF-1 encodes MAKEDVIQMQGEVIETLPNATFRVKLESGHEVIGHISGKMRMHYIRILPGDKVTVEMTPYDLTRARIVFRAR; translated from the coding sequence ATGGCAAAAGAAGATGTAATACAGATGCAGGGTGAGGTTATTGAAACTTTGCCTAATGCAACTTTTAGAGTGAAGCTAGAAAGTGGTCATGAAGTAATTGGTCATATATCTGGGAAGATGAGAATGCACTATATTCGAATATTGCCGGGTGATAAAGTGACTGTTGAAATGACTCCATATGATTTGACACGAGCTAGGATTGTTTTTAGGGCTCGGTAG
- the rpsM gene encoding 30S ribosomal protein S13 — protein MARIAGVNIPNNAHIVIGLQAIYGIGSTRAKMICEAAGILGSHKVKDLDEKQLETLREEVAKYEVEGDLRRAVTMNIKRLIDMGCYRGFRHRRGLPCRGQRTRTNARTRKGPRKAIAGKK, from the coding sequence ATGGCTCGTATAGCAGGGGTTAATATCCCGAATAATGCTCATATCGTAATTGGTCTTCAGGCTATTTATGGTATTGGGTCGACCCGTGCCAAGATGATATGTGAAGCTGCTGGAATTTTAGGTAGTCACAAAGTCAAAGATTTGGACGAAAAACAATTAGAAACTCTTCGTGAAGAGGTTGCTAAGTATGAAGTTGAAGGTGACTTGCGTCGTGCAGTGACAATGAATATTAAACGGCTTATTGATATGGGCTGTTATCGAGGTTTCCGTCATCGTCGTGGACTTCCTTGTCGTGGCCAGCGCACACGTACCAATGCTCGTACACGTAAAGGACCTCGTAAAGCAATTGCAGGTAAAAAATAA
- a CDS encoding SPFH domain-containing protein — translation MPHLNGFAAAAVLVAITLFVVWRMFSALENGAGGLGFLLLPLGYGFTRFRVVQPNTALVGTLFGKYAGVLPQSGFFWLLPFYNTVSVSLKTSNYVTATLKVNDASGTPIEIAAAIVYHIENPAAAVLDVENAHDFLQVQSEGALRVLATHHPYTNDGSADSLTGHSDKILEQFRRMVQERVEIAGISIDETRFTHLAYAPEIAQAMLRRQQAEAVILARQTLVRGAIGMVAGTVAELEKRGIVNMTEPEKAKLVTNMMTVLLSEENAAPVLNVSGN, via the coding sequence ATGCCGCATCTTAACGGCTTTGCCGCAGCCGCCGTATTGGTGGCAATCACGTTATTTGTGGTGTGGCGAATGTTTAGCGCATTGGAAAACGGAGCGGGCGGCTTGGGTTTTCTGCTGCTGCCGCTGGGATATGGCTTTACGCGCTTTCGCGTGGTGCAGCCTAACACCGCTTTGGTGGGCACGCTGTTTGGCAAATACGCAGGCGTGTTGCCCCAATCGGGCTTTTTTTGGCTACTGCCGTTTTACAACACGGTGAGCGTGTCGCTAAAAACCAGCAACTACGTTACCGCCACGCTGAAAGTGAACGATGCCTCTGGCACGCCGATTGAAATCGCCGCCGCTATTGTGTACCACATTGAAAACCCCGCCGCTGCGGTGCTGGACGTGGAAAACGCGCACGACTTTTTGCAGGTGCAAAGCGAAGGCGCGCTGCGGGTTTTGGCAACCCACCATCCTTACACCAACGACGGCTCGGCAGACAGCCTAACGGGGCATTCGGACAAAATCTTGGAGCAATTTCGCCGCATGGTGCAAGAGCGCGTGGAAATCGCGGGCATCAGCATTGACGAAACGCGCTTCACGCATCTGGCTTACGCGCCCGAAATCGCCCAAGCCATGCTGCGCCGCCAGCAAGCCGAAGCGGTGATTTTGGCGCGGCAAACGCTGGTGCGTGGCGCAATCGGCATGGTGGCGGGCACGGTTGCCGAGCTGGAAAAACGCGGCATTGTAAACATGACCGAACCCGAAAAAGCCAAGCTGGTTACCAATATGATGACGGTGCTGCTTTCCGAAGAAAACGCCGCGCCTGTGTTGAATGTGAGCGGGAATTGA